The following proteins are encoded in a genomic region of Streptococcus equi subsp. equi:
- a CDS encoding phage protein yields the protein MRNWKVTGKYPQFDSTGAVASTHIIITAEDGSVISQPIKQGLTSTNDTEIIKATLEEFKKSEYVEIAMGEAVQKVDDLEKISQETAKTAKTAQTAAGLAKVSAERTQRMINLQTIHVLTSGGKVEPDIYKGMLELIEPAKQGEYQAYDVFTVVDESHEDQAGEGNLVFVHVNEPFTYDKQTLKELEEEDKVTVIKYADLVKQD from the coding sequence ATGAGAAATTGGAAAGTGACAGGAAAATACCCACAATTTGACAGCACAGGAGCAGTCGCAAGCACACATATTATTATCACTGCTGAGGATGGCTCAGTCATCTCTCAACCAATCAAGCAGGGCTTAACTTCAACTAATGACACAGAGATTATCAAAGCTACTTTGGAAGAATTTAAAAAATCTGAATACGTCGAAATCGCTATGGGCGAAGCCGTGCAAAAAGTAGACGACCTTGAAAAAATCTCACAGGAAACCGCTAAGACCGCTAAAACAGCCCAAACAGCCGCAGGATTAGCTAAGGTGTCCGCAGAGCGTACACAGCGGATGATTAACTTGCAAACCATCCACGTATTGACAAGTGGTGGGAAAGTTGAACCCGATATCTACAAAGGTATGTTAGAGCTTATTGAACCTGCTAAACAAGGCGAGTATCAGGCTTATGACGTGTTTACTGTTGTAGATGAGTCGCACGAAGATCAAGCGGGAGAAGGTAATCTTGTCTTTGTACACGTTAACGAGCCGTTTACTTATGACAAACAGACGCTTAAAGAGCTAGAGGAAGAGGATAAAGTCACAGTCATTAAGTATGCGGACTTAGTTAAGCAGGATTAG
- a CDS encoding phage protein: MDLTLKNKDLNTLYSVLDKIKVTNMRANRGRAKLLAKVVDKFKEYAKDEGDLIDLYAQKDKDGKFVIDEHKNIKLADPAKLDEFNGLLNELADEEIVIKGGEYSKRFIDFLNFLEECEDEFTSSEIILIDNILEQFEESKKGEKP, encoded by the coding sequence ATGGATTTAACGCTTAAAAACAAAGATTTAAACACACTATATAGTGTACTAGACAAAATCAAAGTCACGAACATGCGAGCAAACCGCGGACGTGCTAAGCTACTCGCAAAAGTAGTCGATAAATTCAAAGAGTACGCCAAGGATGAGGGTGACCTTATTGATCTGTATGCTCAAAAAGACAAAGATGGCAAGTTTGTCATTGATGAGCACAAAAACATCAAGCTAGCAGACCCCGCTAAACTCGACGAGTTCAACGGCCTACTCAACGAGCTAGCTGATGAAGAAATTGTGATTAAAGGGGGTGAGTACTCCAAGCGATTTATTGACTTTTTAAACTTTTTAGAAGAGTGTGAAGATGAATTTACATCATCTGAAATCATTCTTATCGACAACATTTTGGAACAATTTGAAGAAAGTAAAAAAGGAGAAAAACCATGA
- a CDS encoding gp58-like family protein translates to MSRDPTLILDESNLVIGKDGRVHYTFTAEDDNPKVRLASKCLGTAHFNQLMIERGDQATSYVAPVVVEGTGNPTGLFKDLKEISLELTDTANSQLWSKIKLTNRGMLQEYYDGKIKTEIVNSARGVATRISEDTDKKLALINDTIDGIRREYRDADRKLSASYQAGIEGLKATMANDKIGLQAEIKASAQGLSQKYDDELRKLSAKITTTSSGTTEAYESKLAGLRAEFTRSNQGTRTELESQISGLRAVQQSTASQISQEIRDREGAVSRVQQSLESYQRRMQDAEENYSSLTHTVRGLQSDVGSPTGKIQSRLTQLAGQIEQRVTRDGVMSIISGAGDSIKLAIQKAGGINAKMSGNEIISAINLNSYGVTIAGKHIALDGNTTVNGTFTTKIAEAIKIRADQIIAGTIDAARIRVINLNASSIVGLDANFIKAKIGYAITDLLEGKVIKARNGAMLIDLNTAKMDFNSDATINFNSKNNALVRKDGTHTAFVHFSNATPKGYTGSALYASIGITSSGDGVNSASSGRFAGLRSFRYATGYNHTAAVDQTELYGDNVLIADDFSINRGFKFRPDKMQKMLDMNDLYAAVVALGRCWGHLANVGWNTAHSNFTSAVTNELNNHINKI, encoded by the coding sequence ATGAGCAGAGACCCAACACTTATTTTAGACGAGTCAAACCTCGTTATTGGTAAGGATGGACGTGTGCATTACACATTTACCGCAGAGGACGACAACCCAAAAGTCAGACTAGCTAGCAAGTGTCTAGGCACAGCGCATTTTAATCAGCTCATGATTGAGCGAGGAGACCAAGCTACTAGCTATGTTGCGCCAGTAGTAGTTGAGGGTACAGGTAATCCGACTGGACTATTTAAAGACCTCAAAGAGATTAGCCTAGAGCTGACAGATACTGCTAATTCCCAGCTTTGGTCAAAAATCAAGCTGACTAACCGTGGTATGTTGCAGGAATACTACGACGGTAAGATCAAGACCGAGATAGTCAACTCCGCCAGAGGTGTCGCTACACGTATCAGCGAGGATACTGATAAAAAGCTAGCGCTCATCAATGACACCATTGATGGTATCAGGCGTGAGTATCGAGATGCTGATAGGAAGCTATCCGCAAGCTATCAGGCAGGCATCGAGGGGCTAAAAGCCACAATGGCCAATGATAAAATCGGTTTACAAGCTGAGATTAAAGCCTCAGCACAAGGGCTATCGCAAAAGTATGATGATGAGTTGCGCAAGCTATCGGCTAAGATCACAACAACCTCAAGCGGCACTACAGAGGCCTACGAGAGTAAGCTTGCGGGCTTACGTGCTGAGTTTACTCGCTCAAATCAAGGCACGAGGACAGAGCTCGAGTCACAAATTAGCGGGCTAAGAGCGGTACAGCAGTCAACAGCTAGCCAAATCTCTCAAGAGATTAGAGACCGTGAAGGTGCTGTCAGTCGTGTGCAGCAGAGTTTGGAGAGTTACCAAAGGCGGATGCAGGACGCAGAAGAAAACTATAGTAGCTTGACCCATACGGTTAGAGGGCTACAGAGCGACGTTGGATCTCCGACTGGTAAAATCCAATCGCGCCTTACTCAACTAGCAGGACAAATTGAGCAGCGGGTTACTAGAGATGGTGTCATGAGTATTATTAGTGGCGCTGGAGACAGCATTAAATTAGCTATCCAAAAGGCTGGCGGCATTAATGCCAAAATGTCTGGTAATGAGATTATCTCAGCAATTAACCTCAACTCCTACGGAGTAACAATCGCAGGTAAACACATCGCTCTCGATGGCAATACGACTGTCAACGGCACCTTTACCACAAAGATAGCAGAGGCTATCAAGATTAGGGCTGATCAGATTATTGCAGGCACGATTGACGCTGCTAGGATTAGAGTGATTAACCTTAACGCAAGTAGTATCGTTGGTTTAGACGCTAACTTTATCAAAGCTAAAATTGGCTATGCTATCACTGATTTGCTCGAGGGTAAGGTCATTAAGGCTCGTAATGGAGCGATGCTTATCGACTTAAATACAGCTAAGATGGACTTTAATAGCGATGCCACAATTAATTTTAATAGCAAAAACAATGCCTTAGTACGTAAAGATGGCACACATACTGCCTTTGTACATTTTAGTAATGCGACGCCCAAAGGTTATACAGGGTCAGCGTTGTATGCATCGATCGGGATAACCTCATCTGGTGACGGTGTTAACTCGGCTTCTTCCGGTCGTTTTGCAGGGCTAAGGTCATTTAGGTACGCTACGGGATATAATCATACTGCTGCAGTCGACCAAACCGAGCTATACGGTGATAATGTCTTGATTGCAGATGACTTTAGCATCAATCGAGGATTTAAATTTAGACCAGACAAGATGCAAAAAATGCTTGACATGAACGACTTGTATGCGGCTGTAGTAGCCTTAGGCCGCTGTTGGGGGCACTTGGCTAACGTCGGCTGGAATACTGCTCATAGCAATTTTACAAGTGCGGTCACTAACGAGTTAAATAATCATATCAACAAAATTTAA
- a CDS encoding phage hyaluronidase: protein MTGQLQFKPNKSGIKPSSSVGGAINIDMSKSEGAGVVVYSNNDTSDGPLMSLRTGKETFNKSALFVDYKGTTNAVNIVMRQPTTPNFSSALNITSDNENGSAMQLRGSEKALGTLKITHENPNVEAKYDENATALSIDIVKKQKGGKGTAAQGIYINSTSGTTGKLLRIRNLSDDKFYVKSDGGFYAKETSQIDGNLKLKDPTANDHAATKAYVDKAISELKKLILKNRLRRINEQRPNTYFRRVKPRYW, encoded by the coding sequence GTGACAGGACAACTACAGTTTAAACCTAATAAAAGTGGTATTAAACCCTCATCTTCCGTAGGAGGAGCGATTAACATTGATATGTCTAAATCGGAAGGTGCTGGTGTTGTTGTCTATTCTAACAATGATACCAGTGATGGGCCGTTAATGAGCTTGCGGACGGGTAAAGAGACCTTCAATAAATCAGCGCTTTTTGTCGATTATAAGGGAACAACAAATGCCGTTAATATTGTGATGCGTCAGCCAACCACCCCCAATTTTTCATCGGCGCTTAATATTACTAGCGACAATGAAAATGGTAGTGCAATGCAGCTACGAGGGTCAGAAAAAGCGCTAGGAACGCTCAAAATCACACACGAAAACCCAAACGTTGAGGCAAAATACGATGAAAACGCTACAGCGTTATCTATTGATATCGTTAAAAAACAGAAAGGCGGAAAAGGTACTGCTGCTCAAGGAATCTACATTAACTCAACATCAGGCACGACAGGGAAGTTGCTTAGGATTAGAAACCTTAGTGATGATAAGTTCTACGTCAAGTCTGACGGTGGTTTTTATGCCAAGGAAACTTCGCAGATTGATGGCAACCTGAAACTCAAGGACCCCACAGCGAATGATCATGCGGCAACCAAAGCTTATGTAGATAAAGCAATTTCTGAGTTAAAAAAACTCATACTAAAAAATAGATTAAGGAGGATAAATGAGCAGAGACCCAACACTTATTTTAGACGAGTCAAACCTCGTTATTGGTAA
- a CDS encoding phage hyaluronidase encodes MSKEVASARIQHRGMTKQEWESSSDILMEREIGIDMTTGYPKVGDGKNKFKDLKDLRGPMGPQGPSGERGLTGPIGPRGPAGKPGTTDYNQLQNKPNLDAFAQKKKLIVKSPN; translated from the coding sequence ATGTCAAAAGAAGTTGCATCAGCAAGGATACAGCATAGAGGCATGACCAAACAAGAGTGGGAATCAAGCTCCGATATCTTAATGGAGCGAGAAATTGGAATTGATATGACTACGGGTTACCCAAAAGTTGGTGATGGCAAAAATAAGTTCAAGGACTTAAAAGACTTGCGCGGCCCTATGGGACCTCAAGGTCCTTCAGGAGAAAGAGGCCTAACTGGCCCAATTGGTCCTCGGGGCCCTGCTGGCAAGCCTGGAACGACAGATTATAATCAACTCCAAAATAAACCAAATCTAGATGCGTTTGCACAAAAAAAGAAACTAATAGTAAAATCACCAAATTAG
- a CDS encoding phage protein has product MITFLDHRDIEYGVISVIRHTNAVNGERSVSGEIYTNSDVLNNIDRGWRLRFEDEYYVVIYAKPVDVGQKTQVSFDAIHQFFWDFSKSSIYEGLGDGSHTIDTYLETVFKGSGYRYKLEVGVNAFRKQSFNYKSRLDLFNEIIKATGLEFSVSGKVVRLLKNIGTDLSTVVRKNFNMNDLTIEKNIDSFITYQKGFGAWTDPEDHSKGRLEAEYESPLAKEYGRLEGAPLTDERFTVADNLKEALKSNVENSYKISVKIDMEDLTRAGYRCERPVAGDYIMAINETLGFQERIRIVSFTSYYDATGALVKHEVTCNDIGSVKKQSVGSLSINSRINQIDADIASAIEVATQALVSADGKNTVYGGTEMPKDEPKGTLKKGDILFLKVGDTTRMYFWNGAEWEEPEVVNDPERWREDLEKQISEAIEKAKKAQEEINQRTDKELEEFRAALKNLALPEEAIKKITEAIKVDDIPSIKQSFDDLKNRVSETSEESRLTAEILGNNGKTRYNKNLLVGEPNRVKKIDEDFIEVEANDGGFKRGETYTISFSQTCEPLKKVAITLIQANNKGVKLVLTPTKAKMEPETFTLIKDTEVINVYPLSYSVTLSGDWYKSKQVDLNASEVRNMALGMSYRDVVDGNNADLILDWAENPDIIFDGNGGI; this is encoded by the coding sequence ATGATTACTTTTTTGGATCATCGTGACATTGAGTATGGGGTCATTAGTGTCATTAGGCATACTAATGCTGTTAATGGTGAGCGCTCAGTGAGCGGGGAAATTTATACAAACAGTGATGTCCTCAATAATATCGATAGAGGGTGGCGACTTAGATTTGAAGATGAGTATTACGTTGTTATTTACGCAAAGCCTGTTGATGTTGGTCAAAAAACGCAAGTTTCGTTTGATGCCATACACCAATTTTTTTGGGACTTCAGCAAGAGTAGTATCTATGAGGGTCTCGGAGATGGGTCTCATACCATTGATACCTATCTAGAGACAGTATTTAAAGGTAGTGGGTACCGCTATAAGCTAGAAGTAGGTGTGAACGCATTTAGAAAACAATCTTTTAATTATAAGTCCAGGTTAGATTTATTCAATGAGATTATTAAAGCGACCGGACTTGAATTTTCAGTCAGCGGGAAAGTTGTTCGGCTATTAAAAAACATAGGTACTGATCTGTCAACAGTGGTACGAAAAAATTTCAACATGAATGACCTTACCATTGAAAAGAATATTGATAGCTTTATTACCTATCAGAAAGGCTTTGGTGCATGGACCGACCCAGAGGACCACTCTAAGGGGAGACTTGAGGCGGAATACGAAAGTCCTCTTGCCAAGGAGTACGGTCGACTTGAAGGGGCGCCTCTGACGGATGAGCGCTTCACGGTGGCAGATAATCTAAAAGAAGCTTTAAAAAGTAATGTTGAAAATTCATATAAGATATCAGTAAAAATTGATATGGAAGATTTAACGAGAGCTGGGTATAGATGTGAGAGGCCGGTTGCTGGTGACTACATTATGGCGATAAATGAGACTTTAGGTTTTCAAGAGCGTATACGGATAGTTTCTTTTACAAGCTACTACGACGCAACTGGAGCTTTAGTAAAACATGAAGTCACTTGTAATGATATCGGATCTGTGAAAAAACAAAGCGTAGGAAGTCTGTCTATAAACAGTAGAATCAATCAGATAGATGCAGATATTGCTTCTGCAATTGAAGTAGCAACACAAGCACTAGTATCTGCTGACGGGAAAAATACTGTTTACGGTGGCACAGAAATGCCCAAAGATGAACCAAAAGGAACCTTAAAAAAAGGAGACATATTATTCCTAAAAGTTGGCGATACTACTAGAATGTATTTCTGGAATGGTGCTGAGTGGGAAGAACCTGAGGTTGTGAACGACCCAGAACGATGGCGTGAAGACCTCGAAAAACAAATCTCTGAGGCGATCGAAAAAGCCAAAAAAGCACAGGAAGAAATCAACCAACGCACCGATAAAGAGCTTGAAGAATTTAGAGCCGCCCTCAAAAACCTAGCGTTACCAGAGGAAGCGATTAAAAAAATCACAGAGGCTATAAAAGTTGATGACATCCCGTCTATTAAACAAAGCTTTGATGACCTCAAAAATAGAGTGAGTGAGACAAGCGAAGAATCTCGTTTAACTGCCGAAATTTTAGGGAACAACGGTAAGACACGCTACAACAAAAATTTGCTGGTCGGTGAGCCTAATCGTGTTAAAAAAATTGATGAGGATTTTATCGAGGTAGAAGCTAATGATGGTGGTTTCAAGCGTGGCGAGACTTACACAATCAGCTTTAGTCAGACATGTGAGCCGCTCAAAAAAGTGGCTATCACGCTGATCCAAGCTAATAATAAGGGAGTTAAACTGGTACTGACACCTACTAAGGCAAAAATGGAGCCTGAGACTTTTACTCTAATTAAGGACACAGAGGTCATCAACGTCTATCCTTTGAGCTACTCAGTCACTTTAAGTGGTGACTGGTACAAATCTAAGCAAGTAGATTTAAATGCGTCGGAGGTGCGAAATATGGCTCTGGGGATGAGTTATAGAGATGTGGTTGATGGTAATAATGCTGATTTAATTTTGGACTGGGCGGAAAACCCAGATATTATTTTTGACGGAAACGGAGGTATTTAA
- a CDS encoding phage protein has product MDLLIEKESQATRLSDFGIYNIAIEDSAPLLSVSHRAVKGRSGYIYDGATFTTKTLKVKGRVTVSNVERLLDKQDELNALLVVDEPFYVTKMYPENSDLFNFELPGESTGDLQLIGSPHKPWKYRFKVILDDTIAYEFIGKTSQGLKYNLSFALRTAELPFGETKPKDITLSGGSFAYAGTAKASQLEWPFIIELTPSGGQTNFYIEIDGRRFEFKQNSQLQNSDKLLLTGIATTLNGNYVNAKTNYEYFIFNPNPNKRITYKTDFLGTIRILNFVELYK; this is encoded by the coding sequence TTGGATTTATTAATAGAAAAAGAGAGTCAGGCAACTAGGTTGTCTGACTTTGGTATTTATAATATTGCTATTGAAGATAGCGCTCCTTTACTATCTGTATCACACCGAGCAGTCAAAGGAAGGAGTGGTTACATCTACGATGGGGCTACTTTTACGACTAAAACGCTTAAGGTCAAAGGAAGAGTGACGGTAAGCAACGTGGAAAGACTTTTGGACAAACAGGACGAACTAAACGCTCTGCTTGTTGTTGACGAACCTTTCTACGTGACTAAGATGTACCCTGAAAACTCAGATCTATTTAACTTTGAGCTTCCAGGGGAAAGCACAGGAGACCTGCAACTTATTGGCTCTCCTCATAAACCTTGGAAATATAGATTTAAAGTCATCTTAGACGACACTATCGCTTATGAATTTATAGGAAAAACCAGTCAAGGACTAAAATATAATCTTTCCTTCGCGCTAAGAACTGCTGAATTACCTTTCGGTGAGACAAAGCCAAAGGACATAACTCTATCAGGGGGCAGTTTTGCCTATGCAGGAACCGCTAAAGCAAGTCAGCTAGAGTGGCCTTTTATTATAGAGCTTACTCCTTCTGGAGGTCAGACTAATTTTTATATTGAAATTGATGGCAGGCGCTTTGAGTTTAAGCAGAATAGCCAGCTACAAAATAGTGATAAATTACTTTTGACAGGCATAGCTACCACACTAAACGGAAATTATGTCAATGCTAAAACGAACTATGAGTATTTTATCTTCAATCCTAATCCTAACAAGAGAATTACTTACAAAACGGATTTTCTTGGCACGATTAGGATTTTAAATTTTGTAGAGTTGTATAAATAG